One Cohnella candidum genomic region harbors:
- the gatC gene encoding Asp-tRNA(Asn)/Glu-tRNA(Gln) amidotransferase subunit GatC yields MSITAKDVEHVANLARLDLSAEEKEQFAGQLNAILKYAEKLNELDTTNVEPTSHVLPLSNVMREDEVRPSWPIEKVLSNAPDEEDGQFKVPAVIE; encoded by the coding sequence ATGAGCATTACGGCGAAAGACGTCGAACACGTCGCGAATTTGGCGCGGCTGGATTTGTCCGCGGAGGAGAAAGAGCAGTTCGCGGGCCAGTTGAACGCGATTTTGAAATACGCCGAGAAGTTGAACGAACTCGACACCACGAACGTGGAGCCGACCAGCCACGTGCTTCCGCTGTCGAATGTCATGCGGGAAGACGAAGTGCGGCCGTCCTGGCCGATCGAGAAAGTGTTGTCGAACGCGCCCGACGAAGAAGACGGGCAGTTCAAGGTACCTGCGGTCATCGAGTGA
- a CDS encoding PLD nuclease N-terminal domain-containing protein, producing MDEALLMKALLPLAAVELILAITALISLAKAESVLGGKKWVWVLVILFIQTIGPILYFTIGKKGND from the coding sequence ATGGATGAAGCGTTGTTGATGAAAGCCCTGCTGCCTCTCGCGGCAGTCGAACTTATTTTGGCGATTACGGCCTTGATCTCGTTGGCGAAAGCGGAGTCGGTATTGGGCGGCAAAAAGTGGGTCTGGGTGCTGGTGATCCTTTTCATCCAGACGATCGGACCGATTCTCTACTTCACGATCGGCAAGAAAGGAAACGATTGA
- a CDS encoding YxlC family protein, translating into MTKPSDDRHQEERLLKALNETWAQLDAAFEAEPAPLADWTALVKQSKRQAKRKLWRELAILWTAALGILGLMILLMTGMQNLFWLFQAAATVAAVPLLISEVKRAARMGGGGSAS; encoded by the coding sequence ATGACGAAGCCATCGGATGACCGCCATCAGGAGGAACGGTTGCTCAAGGCCCTGAACGAGACTTGGGCGCAGTTGGACGCCGCTTTCGAGGCGGAACCCGCTCCGCTCGCCGATTGGACGGCGCTGGTCAAGCAAAGCAAGAGGCAGGCCAAAAGGAAGCTTTGGAGAGAACTCGCGATCCTTTGGACGGCTGCGCTCGGGATCTTGGGTCTGATGATCCTGCTGATGACCGGGATGCAAAACTTATTCTGGCTGTTCCAAGCCGCGGCCACCGTCGCCGCAGTTCCCTTGCTCATCTCGGAAGTCAAGCGGGCCGCGCGTATGGGCGGAGGGGGCAGCGCCTCATGA
- a CDS encoding sigma-70 family RNA polymerase sigma factor, which translates to MTNRIDKRSAAGISSDENLAVLLREHYGMLFHYLLKVTMDRPLAEDLAQETMVRAIEHYGRYDGSSKFSSWLITIGSRLYLDTLRKRRREREHLSEEMRSGAALRFETLSRGGVWNDLNELLAGLPDDTRMPLVLKHYYGYTYEEIGDMMSVSPGTVKSRVHHAIRKIREEWNDDEAIG; encoded by the coding sequence ATGACGAACCGCATCGACAAACGTTCCGCCGCCGGAATTTCTTCCGACGAGAATTTAGCCGTACTGCTGCGCGAGCATTACGGCATGCTTTTTCATTATTTGCTCAAGGTGACCATGGACCGGCCCCTGGCGGAGGATCTGGCGCAGGAGACGATGGTCCGGGCAATCGAGCATTACGGCCGGTATGACGGAAGCTCCAAATTTTCGTCCTGGCTGATCACGATCGGCAGCCGATTGTACTTGGATACGCTCCGCAAACGCCGGCGGGAACGCGAGCATCTGTCCGAGGAGATGAGAAGCGGAGCCGCGCTCCGATTCGAAACGCTGTCCCGCGGAGGCGTTTGGAACGATTTGAACGAACTGCTGGCCGGCCTTCCGGATGATACCCGGATGCCGCTCGTGCTTAAACATTATTACGGTTACACGTATGAGGAAATCGGGGACATGATGTCGGTGTCTCCGGGCACGGTAAAATCCCGCGTCCATCATGCGATCCGCAAAATCAGGGAGGAGTGGAACGATGACGAAGCCATCGGATGA
- a CDS encoding ATPase: MLKLGERIIVVGDRFEQNLPIGEYGYVIAYDRNNDSAFEYIIRVPKANRQFYVPSSDVELEETLLELEAERIEREALIDFALATRNEELFNRIVRGDGGDQPLEEHDKEVQSREDFIRQVNLKAWI, translated from the coding sequence GTGCTGAAACTGGGAGAGAGGATCATCGTCGTCGGAGACCGTTTCGAGCAAAACCTGCCGATCGGGGAATACGGCTATGTCATCGCATACGACCGCAACAACGACAGCGCCTTTGAATATATCATCCGCGTACCCAAGGCGAACAGGCAATTCTATGTCCCTTCTTCGGACGTGGAATTGGAAGAGACGCTGCTTGAGCTCGAGGCGGAACGCATCGAACGGGAAGCGCTCATCGACTTCGCGCTGGCGACCCGCAACGAAGAGCTGTTCAATCGGATCGTTCGCGGCGACGGGGGAGACCAGCCGCTCGAGGAACACGATAAAGAGGTGCAGAGCCGGGAGGATTTCATCCGTCAGGTCAACCTCAAAGCTTGGATCTGA
- a CDS encoding type II secretion system F family protein, translating to MSDLTLLSLCALLFLLMFAGLWFGLAAIWDRVALRHRLAGRRVSKPGKPPVYDRGRRMFGGAYVHMADLLSAVGWGTAPGAFFAVSAFLGCLGFSGGLALFQTGRSAALLAAMMGGLPYVLLRMRLVSRQMATRLEFLPAVELFYQCYLITGCRHVRTALQKTVEERRLPGEVQAVFGQLSRHLSVTGNDEESLRRFSLAFGHPWADYFGSILKVALTEGNNVAGNLKELIGDMRKSQLANQQERHKMLEIRLANFTPALFLVLFLGINFRLNPEGSYRAYVTDPTGRGMLLNALALLFGSLLMGVFLSRRKL from the coding sequence ATGTCCGACTTAACATTGCTTTCTTTGTGCGCGCTGCTGTTCCTACTTATGTTCGCGGGTTTGTGGTTCGGTTTGGCCGCGATTTGGGATCGGGTGGCGCTGCGGCATCGCTTGGCCGGCAGAAGAGTGTCGAAGCCGGGAAAACCTCCGGTCTACGACCGGGGAAGGCGAATGTTCGGCGGAGCTTACGTCCATATGGCGGACCTGCTTTCGGCGGTCGGCTGGGGAACGGCGCCGGGCGCGTTTTTCGCGGTGTCCGCCTTTCTGGGATGTTTGGGGTTCTCCGGCGGGTTGGCGCTGTTCCAAACGGGTCGTTCCGCCGCTTTGCTTGCCGCAATGATGGGCGGTCTGCCTTACGTGCTGCTTCGAATGCGCCTCGTCAGCCGTCAGATGGCGACGCGGCTGGAGTTTTTGCCGGCCGTCGAACTGTTTTACCAATGCTATTTGATTACGGGATGCCGCCACGTACGAACCGCATTGCAGAAAACGGTCGAGGAGCGGCGCCTTCCCGGGGAAGTGCAGGCCGTGTTCGGGCAGCTGTCCCGGCACCTCTCCGTGACCGGCAACGACGAGGAAAGCTTGCGCAGGTTCTCGCTCGCTTTCGGCCATCCATGGGCCGACTACTTCGGCAGCATCCTGAAGGTCGCTTTGACGGAAGGCAACAATGTGGCCGGAAACTTGAAGGAGTTAATCGGCGACATGCGCAAATCCCAGCTGGCGAACCAGCAGGAGCGCCATAAAATGCTCGAAATCCGGCTGGCCAACTTCACACCGGCGTTGTTTCTGGTTCTGTTTTTGGGCATCAATTTCCGGTTGAATCCGGAAGGGAGCTATCGGGCTTACGTGACGGACCCGACAGGCAGAGGCATGCTGCTGAATGCGTTGGCGCTGTTGTTCGGTTCACTGCTGATGGGCGTCTTTTTATCCCGCAGGAAGCTGTAG
- a CDS encoding SAF domain-containing protein: MNRKRQIAISLSAAVLSGALVYGVYALQLRQVKLQETIEVVVPKRFVPMGAMLALEHLETRTLPRAAVTEDMILHPEEAVGMEASAPLGAGEPLLRWKLDRYRLLPGAGEATFQIPREYVKSVSSGIRAGDTVFVYLSDESSPSRRLFEHSVIVAGVKTAANLELDNPKNPNLLSMASGNKESMYASRRDANGTIDSVNLNLTEEQWLAIDSACKTGKAKLVVAFDSSGLGGQGEGETER; encoded by the coding sequence ATGAACCGGAAAAGGCAAATCGCGATCAGCTTGTCGGCCGCCGTGCTGTCCGGCGCGTTGGTATACGGCGTTTATGCGCTGCAGCTCAGGCAGGTCAAGCTCCAAGAAACGATAGAGGTCGTCGTTCCGAAGCGGTTCGTGCCGATGGGCGCGATGCTGGCGCTGGAGCATCTGGAGACCCGAACGCTGCCCCGCGCGGCCGTGACGGAGGACATGATCCTTCATCCGGAGGAAGCCGTCGGAATGGAGGCGTCCGCTCCGCTCGGGGCCGGAGAGCCGCTGCTTCGATGGAAGTTGGACCGCTATCGGCTGCTCCCCGGGGCGGGCGAAGCGACGTTCCAGATTCCGCGAGAGTATGTGAAATCCGTTTCCAGCGGCATTCGGGCGGGGGACACCGTTTTCGTGTATTTGTCGGACGAATCGTCCCCATCGCGGCGCCTGTTCGAACACTCCGTCATTGTCGCCGGCGTGAAAACCGCGGCAAACCTCGAGCTGGACAATCCCAAAAACCCGAATCTTCTTTCGATGGCCAGCGGCAATAAGGAAAGCATGTACGCTTCGCGGAGGGATGCGAACGGGACGATCGATTCGGTCAACTTGAATTTGACGGAAGAGCAGTGGCTGGCGATCGATTCGGCGTGCAAAACGGGCAAGGCCAAGCTGGTCGTAGCCTTCGATTCCTCCGGTTTGGGCGGCCAAGGTGAGGGGGAGACGGAGCGATGA
- a CDS encoding EAL domain-containing protein, whose translation MLEPYHFASTAPLRDEGVIEFATEDLDTYPRLHDTIRDFADAAGRSGTLDGVSFRYDNYRQLLQLLNRLQKGLLREETDNIRFRLKYGDDGLPWNPLSTLFETVGGRGVSEYILHRYFTTFLQPIVQPNGQIVGYECLLRPLPEQAPFRPSELFEKARKIGQHSFLDREARHAAIRMSSAHLPAGVKRFVNFLPSSLYSMESCLKGTFDAIRETGTDPADVVFEVAETERLDHPEIMNIFDHYRVQGIRLAVDDIVSGYSTAEMIDRLKPDYVKLDRKWVNGCHQDPDKQRHIENLLERASRFHGVVLAEGVEREQEWDWLRRAGVPLLQGYLFGLAAPVPASGLRSLSKI comes from the coding sequence ATGCTAGAACCTTATCATTTCGCATCGACGGCTCCGCTTCGGGACGAGGGGGTCATCGAGTTCGCCACGGAGGACTTGGACACTTATCCGAGGCTTCACGACACGATTCGGGATTTCGCCGACGCTGCGGGCCGAAGCGGCACGCTGGATGGCGTATCTTTCCGTTACGACAACTACCGCCAATTGCTGCAGCTGCTGAACCGCCTGCAGAAAGGACTGCTCCGCGAGGAGACCGACAACATTCGTTTCCGTTTGAAGTACGGAGACGACGGTCTTCCGTGGAATCCGCTCTCCACCCTCTTCGAGACGGTTGGCGGACGCGGCGTGTCCGAATATATTCTGCACCGTTATTTTACGACTTTTTTGCAGCCGATCGTTCAGCCGAACGGGCAAATCGTCGGCTACGAGTGCCTGCTTCGCCCGCTTCCCGAGCAAGCTCCGTTCCGCCCGTCGGAATTATTCGAGAAAGCCCGCAAAATCGGTCAGCACTCTTTTCTCGACAGAGAGGCGCGGCATGCCGCGATCCGGATGAGCTCCGCCCATCTTCCCGCCGGCGTGAAGCGTTTCGTCAATTTCCTGCCGTCTTCCCTGTATAGCATGGAAAGCTGCCTGAAGGGGACCTTCGACGCGATCCGGGAAACGGGCACCGATCCCGCGGATGTCGTGTTCGAGGTGGCGGAGACGGAACGGTTGGATCATCCGGAAATCATGAATATTTTCGACCACTACCGGGTTCAAGGCATCCGGCTTGCCGTGGACGACATCGTCTCCGGCTACTCCACGGCCGAGATGATCGACCGCCTCAAACCGGACTACGTGAAGCTGGACCGAAAATGGGTGAACGGGTGCCATCAAGATCCCGATAAACAACGCCACATCGAGAATCTGCTCGAACGGGCGTCCCGCTTCCATGGAGTCGTGCTCGCCGAAGGCGTGGAGCGCGAACAGGAATGGGATTGGCTGCGCCGCGCCGGCGTGCCGTTGCTCCAGGGATACTTGTTCGGATTGGCGGCACCGGTACCCGCTTCGGGCTTACGGTCGCTGTCCAAAATCTAA
- a CDS encoding M24 family metallopeptidase, whose protein sequence is MQAFPRSEAESRLSRLQHIMREAGADGCLVTQNVGIYYFTGSMQTGYLFVPAQGEPTYYVRRSVARAKAESLVPTAELGSFRQFGAKLAADYPAIFPEGTRPTIGADLDVLPAQLYLRLIEAIPAAEWKDASAYLRRVRSVKTAHEIEKIGKAARAAADALDEGIRRLRTGMTELELIMIIEEVMRRAGHAGIMRMRGYNQELVTGMVAAGEAAAEPTYFDGPAGGRGLSTAVPQGASFRPIGAGEPILIDIGCCIDGYTIDQTRTAVIGTLSPQLRTAYETAVTILRRTEENLKPGTTPESLYEQALAMAAEAGLAEHFMGFGVDQVKFLGHGIGLEIDEWPVLAKGFREPLEAGMVLAVEPKFTFPGVGVVGIENTYLITEDGSRQLTLSPERLYEITES, encoded by the coding sequence ATGCAAGCTTTTCCTCGCTCGGAAGCAGAAAGCAGGCTGAGCCGCTTACAACATATCATGCGAGAAGCGGGGGCGGACGGCTGTCTCGTCACGCAAAACGTCGGCATCTACTACTTCACGGGTTCGATGCAGACCGGCTACTTGTTCGTGCCCGCCCAAGGCGAACCGACGTATTACGTCCGCCGCAGCGTCGCGAGAGCGAAAGCCGAGTCGCTCGTCCCCACCGCGGAGTTGGGCTCGTTCCGGCAATTCGGCGCCAAGCTGGCCGCGGATTATCCGGCCATTTTCCCAGAAGGCACCCGCCCAACCATCGGTGCGGACCTGGACGTGCTGCCGGCGCAACTCTACCTGCGGCTGATCGAAGCCATCCCAGCCGCGGAGTGGAAGGACGCTTCCGCGTATCTCCGGCGCGTGAGAAGCGTCAAAACCGCACACGAAATCGAGAAAATCGGCAAAGCGGCTCGGGCGGCAGCCGATGCGTTAGACGAGGGCATTCGCCGGTTGCGAACCGGCATGACGGAGCTGGAGCTCATCATGATCATCGAGGAAGTCATGCGCCGGGCCGGCCATGCCGGCATCATGAGAATGCGGGGTTACAACCAAGAACTCGTCACCGGTATGGTGGCGGCGGGGGAAGCGGCGGCGGAGCCGACCTACTTCGACGGCCCGGCAGGCGGCAGGGGGCTCTCCACGGCGGTGCCGCAAGGCGCAAGCTTCCGCCCGATCGGAGCGGGCGAACCGATCCTGATCGACATCGGCTGCTGCATCGACGGCTATACGATCGACCAGACGCGCACGGCCGTGATCGGCACGTTATCCCCGCAGCTCAGAACGGCGTACGAAACGGCCGTCACCATTCTGCGCCGAACGGAAGAAAACCTGAAACCCGGCACCACGCCGGAAAGCCTGTACGAGCAAGCTTTGGCGATGGCGGCGGAAGCGGGACTGGCCGAACATTTTATGGGCTTCGGTGTGGATCAGGTCAAATTTCTCGGCCACGGCATCGGGCTGGAAATCGATGAATGGCCCGTTCTGGCCAAGGGATTTCGGGAGCCGCTCGAAGCGGGCATGGTGCTGGCGGTCGAACCGAAATTCACGTTCCCAGGCGTCGGCGTCGTCGGCATCGAGAATACATATCTGATCACGGAAGACGGCTCCCGTCAGTTAACGCTCTCGCCCGAGCGCCTGTATGAAATCACCGAAAGCTGA
- a CDS encoding ATPase, T2SS/T4P/T4SS family, with protein MSGGSGKFSATAYASELQQAENGVRAAGLGEGSDEAAGLAPLRALTDEVRLMLAAPRGWSEEERRKYAEKLNRAVIGFPQERAEMLAVISDWIIRKRLQHVSVGGLAYGTLAEALFAEVIGMNMLELVLRNREGLEEVQVVGTRIFEVRDGRAVPSPYRFQEISQVERIQQNLVLFNNDRINPRKRWAEVVLLDGSRVTMTGFGYTAQPTLTIRFYTVRRFDLDTLCRPEYRTIDEDVKRLLLILVKSRFNLVVIGSTNTGKTHLIKTLIAAMPDEERIVTIETRHELMLARDFPGKNVVEYEADEDDAVHGPRQAFKLALRQSPQRICHAEIRDEDANIYVRACTRGHEGSITSVHVSSLEDVPDTIADMCLLDGRGMNPVRLARRIAEHVTHIGLEMRLVGGVRRLVRIGEFCWEQGEIRVRDLVKYEEQGDRWTFPERFTAKGSERIRQWDPEGYAWLRERGGVEGCPT; from the coding sequence ATGAGCGGAGGGAGCGGCAAGTTTTCGGCCACAGCCTATGCTTCCGAACTGCAGCAGGCAGAGAACGGCGTGCGGGCAGCGGGGCTGGGCGAAGGTTCCGATGAAGCAGCCGGTTTGGCGCCCCTTCGTGCGCTGACCGATGAAGTTCGGCTGATGCTCGCTGCGCCTCGGGGGTGGAGCGAGGAGGAACGCCGGAAGTACGCCGAAAAACTGAACCGCGCCGTCATCGGGTTTCCGCAGGAGCGGGCGGAAATGCTCGCCGTCATCTCCGACTGGATCATCCGCAAACGGCTTCAGCACGTGAGCGTCGGCGGTCTTGCGTATGGCACGCTGGCGGAAGCGCTGTTCGCCGAGGTGATCGGCATGAATATGCTCGAGCTCGTCCTGCGAAACCGCGAAGGATTGGAGGAAGTGCAGGTTGTCGGTACTCGGATCTTCGAGGTGAGAGACGGTCGGGCGGTTCCGTCTCCGTATCGGTTCCAGGAAATCTCCCAGGTGGAGCGAATTCAGCAAAACCTCGTCCTGTTCAACAACGACCGCATCAACCCCCGAAAACGTTGGGCCGAAGTGGTGCTGCTGGACGGCTCGCGGGTGACGATGACGGGTTTCGGTTATACGGCTCAGCCGACGCTGACCATCCGGTTTTATACGGTTCGCCGTTTCGATTTGGACACGCTGTGCCGTCCGGAATACCGGACGATCGACGAGGACGTGAAGAGGCTGCTGTTGATCCTTGTGAAGAGCCGTTTCAACCTCGTCGTTATCGGATCCACCAATACCGGCAAGACGCACTTGATCAAAACCTTGATCGCGGCAATGCCCGACGAAGAGAGGATCGTCACGATCGAGACCCGCCACGAACTGATGCTGGCGCGCGACTTTCCCGGCAAAAACGTGGTGGAATACGAGGCGGACGAGGACGATGCGGTGCACGGGCCGCGGCAAGCTTTCAAGCTTGCGCTTCGGCAGTCACCCCAGCGCATCTGCCATGCGGAGATCCGCGACGAGGACGCGAACATTTACGTTCGCGCCTGCACGCGCGGCCACGAAGGCAGCATCACCTCCGTTCACGTCAGCTCGCTCGAGGACGTGCCGGATACGATCGCCGACATGTGCCTGCTCGATGGGCGCGGCATGAACCCGGTCCGATTGGCCAGAAGGATCGCCGAGCACGTGACGCATATCGGACTTGAAATGCGGTTGGTCGGCGGCGTGAGGAGACTCGTGCGAATCGGGGAGTTCTGCTGGGAACAAGGGGAGATCCGGGTCCGAGACCTCGTGAAATACGAGGAACAGGGCGACCGATGGACGTTTCCGGAGCGCTTTACGGCCAAGGGCTCCGAACGGATCAGGCAATGGGATCCCGAGGGATACGCTTGGCTGCGGGAGCGGGGAGGCGTGGAAGGATGTCCGACTTAA
- a CDS encoding MBL fold metallo-hydrolase gives MMTFQTFTLGPLGTNAYVVTDAGRTRAIVIDPGTPDAALIRRLDGFQVEAILLTHAHFDHIGGVEEVRRRFGCPVFIHSAEKDWLTDPAKNGSLRWPEATPPIAGQPADRLLADGDELELLGETFKVLHTPGHSPGSVSFLCGDLLFAGDALFRRSVGRTDLPGGNSGQLERSIREKLYTLAEDVLVLPGHGPDTTIGEEKRENPYVRA, from the coding sequence ATGATGACTTTTCAGACCTTCACGCTCGGACCTCTCGGCACGAACGCTTACGTCGTGACGGACGCGGGACGGACGCGGGCGATCGTGATCGATCCCGGTACGCCGGACGCGGCTCTGATTCGCAGGCTGGACGGCTTTCAGGTAGAAGCCATTCTTCTCACGCATGCCCACTTCGACCACATCGGGGGCGTGGAAGAGGTTCGTCGCCGCTTCGGCTGCCCTGTGTTCATCCACTCGGCGGAGAAAGATTGGCTGACGGATCCGGCCAAAAACGGCTCTCTTCGCTGGCCGGAAGCCACCCCGCCCATCGCGGGTCAACCGGCGGACCGGCTGCTGGCGGACGGTGACGAACTGGAACTGCTGGGTGAAACGTTCAAGGTGCTGCATACGCCGGGCCATTCCCCGGGGAGCGTCAGCTTTCTGTGCGGCGATCTCCTGTTCGCGGGCGACGCGCTGTTTCGGCGTTCGGTGGGCAGGACGGATCTGCCCGGCGGGAATTCCGGTCAACTCGAACGCTCCATCCGGGAGAAGCTGTATACGCTGGCGGAGGATGTGCTCGTGCTTCCCGGACACGGTCCGGACACGACGATCGGGGAAGAAAAGCGGGAGAATCCGTACGTTCGCGCTTGA
- a CDS encoding ABC transporter ATP-binding protein translates to MYLLEAERLTRTFGTSQAVKGIDFRIGEKRCVALLGPNGAGKTTTLSMLAGLLEPTSGTIRFPGLEGDRRSWIGYLPQNPAFFGWMTGRETMETAGRLCGLSPKEAAARAEELLETVGLKDAARRKVSGYSGGMKQRLGLAQAVVHRPKLLILDEPVSAMDPVGRRDVLDMIRSWKHEMTILLSTHILHDAEQVCDDLILLHKGQVLAQGTLDELQTGSGPAAIRIKTAEGAASKAWLEALPSLPGVIRSEGESWERKLRTDSVDELRARILLSAAENRIPIVQFEAGYPSLEEWFMEAVQS, encoded by the coding sequence GTGTACCTACTCGAAGCAGAGCGCCTGACGCGGACATTCGGCACGTCACAGGCGGTCAAAGGCATCGATTTCCGAATCGGCGAAAAGCGTTGCGTCGCTTTGCTCGGCCCGAACGGCGCAGGAAAAACGACGACGTTGTCCATGCTGGCCGGCTTGCTGGAGCCGACATCCGGGACGATCCGTTTTCCCGGGCTGGAAGGTGACCGCCGCAGTTGGATCGGTTATCTCCCCCAAAATCCGGCTTTCTTCGGCTGGATGACAGGGCGGGAAACGATGGAGACGGCGGGCCGGCTTTGCGGGTTGTCCCCGAAAGAGGCGGCCGCCCGGGCGGAGGAGCTGCTCGAAACGGTTGGGCTGAAGGACGCGGCGCGCCGCAAAGTGTCCGGCTATTCCGGCGGCATGAAACAGCGTCTCGGGCTGGCCCAAGCGGTCGTGCATCGGCCGAAACTGCTGATTCTGGACGAACCGGTATCCGCGATGGACCCGGTCGGGCGCAGGGACGTGCTGGACATGATCCGGAGCTGGAAGCACGAAATGACGATCCTGCTGTCCACGCATATTTTGCATGACGCCGAACAGGTCTGCGACGATTTGATCCTGCTCCATAAAGGACAGGTGCTGGCGCAAGGTACGCTCGATGAACTGCAAACCGGCTCGGGACCGGCCGCGATCCGCATCAAAACCGCCGAAGGGGCGGCATCCAAGGCTTGGCTGGAGGCATTGCCGTCTTTACCCGGCGTGATCCGTTCCGAAGGCGAGAGCTGGGAGCGCAAGCTCCGCACGGATTCGGTCGACGAACTGCGTGCCCGCATCCTGCTCAGCGCGGCGGAGAATCGGATCCCGATTGTTCAGTTCGAAGCCGGATATCCGAGTTTGGAAGAATGGTTTATGGAGGCCGTGCAATCATGA
- a CDS encoding ABC transporter permease subunit, translating to MNAFLVLLNKEWTEAVRTSKLIWLPAVFAILGITQPVLAKFMPDILKSAGSLPKGAVIDIPIAAPGEVLGQTLSQFGSIGILAVCLGFMGMISAERRSGAAAWVLVKPVSPLAYLLSKWSVSMLITLASFAVGYAAAWYETSVLIGTPDTALALKAGIAYAGWLALIVTAVLAAGAWMNAPAAAAFIPFAGATVLQIVQGFGFQGLKFLPSSLASQAINSLRASEPLAVWGASATTVAALALFVWLAIGGVRTRPLNG from the coding sequence ATGAATGCGTTTCTAGTCTTGTTGAACAAGGAGTGGACGGAAGCCGTCCGCACCTCCAAGCTGATCTGGCTGCCCGCCGTATTCGCGATCCTGGGGATCACCCAGCCGGTGCTCGCCAAGTTCATGCCGGATATTTTGAAATCCGCCGGCTCCTTGCCGAAAGGAGCGGTGATCGACATCCCGATCGCCGCCCCTGGGGAAGTGCTGGGGCAAACGCTCAGCCAATTCGGTTCTATCGGCATCCTCGCGGTATGTTTGGGTTTTATGGGCATGATCAGCGCAGAACGCCGGAGCGGCGCCGCCGCATGGGTGCTGGTGAAGCCGGTATCCCCGCTCGCCTATTTGCTGTCCAAATGGTCGGTGTCGATGCTGATCACGTTGGCCTCGTTCGCAGTCGGCTACGCCGCCGCCTGGTACGAAACGTCGGTACTGATCGGTACCCCCGATACCGCCTTGGCTCTAAAAGCCGGAATCGCATATGCGGGCTGGCTGGCGCTGATCGTCACGGCCGTGCTGGCCGCAGGCGCTTGGATGAATGCGCCGGCAGCCGCCGCGTTCATCCCTTTTGCCGGTGCAACCGTGCTGCAGATTGTCCAAGGATTCGGCTTTCAAGGGTTGAAGTTTCTGCCTTCCTCGCTCGCCTCTCAAGCGATTAACTCCTTGCGGGCCTCGGAGCCTCTTGCGGTTTGGGGCGCTTCCGCGACGACCGTCGCGGCGCTTGCCCTCTTCGTGTGGCTGGCGATCGGAGGAGTCCGGACGCGTCCGCTGAACGGATAG